One segment of Myotis daubentonii chromosome 11, mMyoDau2.1, whole genome shotgun sequence DNA contains the following:
- the LOC132212791 gene encoding large ribosomal subunit protein eL39-like, which yields MSSHKTFRIKRFLAKKQKQNRPIPQWIRMKTGNKIRYYSKRRHWRRTKLGL from the coding sequence ATGTCTTCCCACAAGACTTTCAGGATCAAGAGGTTCCTGgccaagaaacaaaagcagaatcgGCCCATTCCCCAATGGATTCGGATGAAAACTGGTAATAAAATCAGGTACTACTCAAAGAGGAGACATTGGAGAAGAACCAAACTGGGCCTATGA